The genomic segment TAGAATGTACTCCACTGAATTGGAGCTTGGAGGTTATAAGGTAGTGTGGGAAAGTAATGGTGGTAACGCCTGTTCTAAAGCGCAATCCGAATCTCCCGACCTTATTTTGCTTGATATAATGCTTCCAGAAATGGATGGCATAACTATTCTGCAAAATCTAAAATCCTCCGATATTACAAAAGATATTCCTGTTTTTGTT from the Patescibacteria group bacterium genome contains:
- a CDS encoding response regulator translates to MKKILFVEDDASLYRMYSTELELGGYKVVWESNGGNACSKAQSESPDLILLDIMLPEMDGITILQNLKSSDITKDIPVFVLTNFGDEENIKKALEGGAEDFILKYKIVPSELAQKVDTFFNTDSSKGVSLT